A region of Pseudomonas putida DNA encodes the following proteins:
- the lpxC gene encoding UDP-3-O-acyl-N-acetylglucosamine deacetylase has protein sequence MIKQRTLKNTIRATGVGLHSGEKVYLTLKPAPVDTGIVFRRADLDPVVEIAARAANVGETTMSTTLVNGDVKVDTVEHLLSAMAGLGIDNAYVELSASEVPIMDGSAGPFVFLIQSAGLEEQDAAKKFIRILREVTVEEGDKRATFLPFEGFKVSFEIDFDHPVVSGRTQSASVDFSSTSFVKEVSRARTFGFMRDIEYLRKHNLALGGSVENAIVVDEDKVLNEDGLRYEDEFVKHKILDAIGDLYLLGNSLIGEFKGYKSGHSLNNQLLRKLIAETDAWEVVTFEDASTAPISYMRPVAAV, from the coding sequence ATGATTAAACAACGCACCCTGAAGAATACCATCCGTGCCACAGGTGTCGGTCTGCACTCCGGGGAGAAGGTATACCTGACCCTCAAGCCTGCACCTGTTGACACCGGCATCGTCTTCCGCCGCGCCGATCTCGACCCTGTGGTCGAAATCGCAGCGCGTGCGGCCAACGTCGGCGAGACAACCATGTCGACGACGCTGGTCAACGGTGACGTCAAGGTCGATACGGTCGAGCACCTGCTCTCCGCTATGGCGGGCCTGGGCATCGATAACGCCTACGTCGAGCTCTCCGCCTCGGAAGTGCCGATCATGGATGGCAGCGCCGGACCCTTTGTATTCCTGATTCAGTCTGCCGGCCTGGAAGAGCAGGACGCAGCCAAGAAGTTCATCCGTATTCTGCGTGAGGTAACTGTGGAAGAGGGCGACAAGCGCGCTACCTTCCTGCCTTTCGAGGGGTTCAAGGTGAGCTTCGAGATCGACTTCGATCATCCGGTCGTCAGCGGCCGGACCCAGAGCGCCAGTGTGGATTTCTCCAGCACGTCGTTCGTGAAAGAAGTAAGCCGTGCCCGCACCTTCGGTTTCATGCGGGACATCGAGTACCTGCGCAAGCATAACCTTGCGTTGGGCGGCAGTGTAGAAAACGCCATCGTGGTGGATGAAGATAAGGTGCTGAACGAAGACGGCCTTCGCTATGAAGACGAATTCGTCAAGCACAAGATCCTCGACGCCATCGGTGACCTCTACCTGCTGGGCAACAGCCTGATCGGCGAGTTCAAGGGCTACAAGTCCGGCCATTCGCTGAACAACCAGCTGTTGCGCAAGCTCATTGCTGAAACCGATGCCTGGGAAGTGGTCACTTTCGAAGATGCCAGCACGGCACCGATCTCGTACATGCGCCCTGTTGCGGCCGTGTAA
- a CDS encoding DUF721 domain-containing protein, translated as MAYKPSPAQQPSALLRQVRPLRLLLNQAERLEHLQRLLESQLQPAAREHCHVASWRDGILLLVVTDGHWATRLRYQQKRLMRELQAMEAFGNLRRILYKVQPPLVPAKRGGHAAELSSNAAESLRDTAEGIADPKLRAALERLASHARGKS; from the coding sequence ATGGCCTACAAACCCTCCCCCGCTCAGCAACCGTCCGCACTGCTGCGCCAGGTGCGCCCGCTGCGCCTGCTGCTGAACCAGGCCGAACGCCTGGAGCACCTGCAGCGCCTGCTGGAAAGCCAGCTGCAGCCGGCTGCCCGCGAGCACTGCCACGTGGCATCGTGGCGTGATGGCATATTGTTGCTGGTGGTTACCGACGGTCATTGGGCCACCCGTTTGCGCTATCAGCAAAAACGCCTGATGCGGGAGTTACAGGCCATGGAAGCATTCGGCAACCTGCGGCGCATCCTCTACAAGGTGCAACCACCCCTGGTGCCGGCCAAGCGTGGCGGGCATGCCGCCGAGCTGTCGAGCAATGCCGCCGAAAGCCTTCGCGATACCGCCGAAGGGATTGCCGACCCCAAATTGCGCGCTGCCCTGGAGCGGCTCGCCAGCCATGCCCGGGGTAAAAGCTGA
- the secA gene encoding preprotein translocase subunit SecA: protein MFAPLLKKLFGSKNEREVKRMLKTVTIVNAFEEKMVALSDEQLRGKTAEFKERLAKGETLDQLLPEAFAVAREAGKRVMGMRHFDVQLIGGMTLHEGMIAEMRTGEGKTLVGTLAVYLNALSGKGVHVVTVNDYLARRDANWMRPLYEFLGLSVGIVSAFQPPEEKRAAYASDITYGTNNEFGFDYLRDNMAFSQEEKFQRELNFSVIDEVDSILIDEARTPLIISGQAEDSSKLYIEINRLIPRLTQHIEEVEGQVTQEGHFTIDEKSRQVELNEAGHQFIEEMLTQAGLLAEGESLYSAHNLGLLTHVYAGLRAHKLFHRNVEYIVQDGQVLLIDEHTGRTMPGRRLSEGLHQAIEAKENLNIQAESQTLASTTFQNYFRLYTKLSGMTGTADTEAFEFQSIYGLNVMVIPPNKPLARKDFNDLVYLTADEKYAAIIADIKESMTQGRPVLVGTATIETSEHMSNLLLKEGIEHKVLNAKYHEKEAEIIAQAGAPGALTIATNMAGRGTDILLGGNWEAEVAALDSPTAEQIAQIKADWQKRHQQVIESGGLHVIASERHESRRIDNQLRGRSGRQGDPGSSRFYLSLEDSLMRIFASDRVKNFMKALGMQSGEAIEHRMVTNAIEKAQRKVEGRNFDIRKQLLEYDDVANEQRKVIYHMRNSLLAAENIGDTIAEFRQEVLDATISQHIPPQSLPEQWDVAGLEASLSSDFAMKLPIQQWLDEDDHLYEETLRAKLIKEITDAYNEKEDQAGIDALRTFEKQILLRVLDDLWKDHLSTMDHLRHGIHLRGYAQKNPKQEYKRESFTLFQELLESIKRDTIRVLSHVQVRREDPIEEEARLRREAEELASRMQFQHAAAPGLESEQLSEEGADVAVAAAPVRNDQKLGRNEPCPCGSGKKYKHCHGQID, encoded by the coding sequence ATGTTTGCGCCTTTGTTAAAGAAACTTTTTGGAAGCAAGAATGAGCGTGAAGTCAAACGCATGCTCAAGACGGTGACTATCGTCAATGCCTTCGAAGAGAAGATGGTGGCCCTCTCCGATGAGCAACTGCGGGGCAAGACCGCAGAGTTCAAGGAGCGCCTGGCCAAAGGCGAGACACTGGACCAACTGCTGCCTGAAGCCTTCGCCGTGGCCCGTGAGGCCGGCAAGCGCGTGATGGGTATGCGCCACTTCGACGTGCAGCTGATCGGCGGCATGACCCTGCACGAGGGCATGATCGCAGAAATGCGCACCGGTGAAGGCAAGACCTTGGTCGGTACCCTGGCCGTCTACCTCAACGCATTGTCCGGCAAAGGCGTGCACGTGGTGACCGTCAACGACTACCTGGCCCGCCGTGACGCCAACTGGATGCGCCCGTTGTACGAGTTCCTCGGTCTGTCCGTGGGCATCGTCTCGGCCTTCCAGCCGCCGGAAGAAAAGCGCGCTGCCTACGCCTCCGACATCACCTACGGCACCAACAACGAATTCGGTTTCGACTACCTGCGCGACAACATGGCGTTCAGCCAGGAAGAGAAGTTCCAGCGTGAACTCAACTTCTCGGTAATCGACGAAGTCGACTCGATCCTCATCGACGAAGCCCGTACTCCGCTGATCATCTCCGGCCAGGCCGAGGACAGCTCCAAGCTGTACATCGAGATCAACCGCCTGATCCCGCGCCTGACCCAGCACATCGAAGAAGTCGAAGGCCAGGTCACCCAGGAAGGCCACTTCACCATCGACGAGAAGAGCCGCCAGGTCGAGCTCAACGAAGCCGGTCACCAATTCATCGAAGAGATGCTCACCCAGGCCGGCCTGCTGGCCGAGGGCGAGAGCCTCTACTCGGCGCATAACCTGGGCCTGCTGACCCACGTCTACGCTGGCCTGCGCGCGCACAAGCTGTTCCACCGCAACGTCGAGTACATCGTCCAGGACGGCCAGGTCCTGCTGATCGACGAGCACACCGGCCGTACCATGCCCGGTCGTCGCCTGTCCGAAGGCCTGCACCAGGCCATCGAAGCGAAAGAAAACCTGAACATTCAGGCCGAAAGCCAGACCCTGGCCTCGACCACCTTCCAGAACTACTTCCGTCTCTACACCAAGCTGTCCGGCATGACCGGTACCGCCGACACCGAAGCGTTCGAGTTCCAGTCGATCTACGGCCTCAACGTGATGGTGATTCCGCCGAACAAACCGTTGGCGCGTAAGGACTTCAACGACCTGGTGTACCTGACCGCCGACGAGAAATACGCCGCGATCATCGCCGACATCAAGGAAAGCATGACCCAGGGTCGCCCGGTGCTGGTGGGTACTGCCACCATCGAAACGTCCGAGCACATGTCGAACCTGCTGCTGAAGGAAGGCATCGAGCACAAGGTACTGAACGCCAAGTACCACGAGAAAGAAGCCGAGATCATCGCCCAGGCGGGCGCTCCGGGTGCATTGACCATTGCCACCAACATGGCTGGCCGGGGTACCGACATCCTGCTGGGTGGTAACTGGGAAGCCGAAGTGGCCGCTCTCGACAGCCCGACCGCCGAACAGATCGCCCAGATCAAGGCCGACTGGCAGAAGCGTCACCAGCAGGTAATCGAGTCGGGTGGCCTGCACGTGATTGCCTCCGAGCGTCACGAATCGCGCCGTATCGACAACCAGCTGCGCGGTCGTTCCGGCCGTCAGGGTGACCCGGGTTCCAGCCGCTTCTACCTGTCGCTCGAAGACAGCCTGATGCGCATCTTCGCCTCTGATCGGGTGAAGAACTTCATGAAGGCGCTGGGCATGCAGTCTGGCGAGGCGATCGAGCATCGCATGGTCACCAACGCCATCGAGAAAGCCCAGCGCAAGGTCGAAGGCCGCAACTTCGACATCCGCAAGCAGTTGCTCGAATACGACGACGTGGCCAACGAGCAGCGCAAGGTGATCTACCACATGCGCAACAGCCTGCTGGCGGCCGAGAACATCGGCGATACCATTGCCGAGTTCCGCCAGGAAGTGCTCGATGCCACCATCAGCCAGCACATCCCGCCGCAGTCGCTGCCCGAGCAGTGGGACGTGGCCGGCCTGGAGGCTTCGCTGTCCAGCGACTTCGCCATGAAGCTGCCGATCCAGCAGTGGCTCGACGAGGACGACCACCTCTACGAGGAAACCCTGCGCGCGAAGCTGATCAAGGAAATCACCGACGCCTACAACGAGAAGGAAGACCAGGCCGGCATCGACGCCCTGCGTACCTTCGAGAAGCAGATTCTGCTGCGAGTACTGGACGACCTGTGGAAAGACCACCTGTCGACCATGGACCACCTGCGCCACGGCATTCACCTGCGTGGCTATGCGCAGAAGAACCCGAAGCAGGAGTACAAGCGCGAGTCGTTCACGCTGTTCCAGGAACTGCTCGAATCGATCAAACGCGACACCATCCGCGTGCTGTCGCACGTCCAGGTGCGCCGCGAAGACCCGATCGAAGAGGAAGCCCGTCTGCGCCGCGAAGCCGAGGAGCTGGCCAGCCGCATGCAGTTCCAGCATGCCGCCGCTCCAGGCCTTGAAAGCGAGCAACTGAGCGAGGAGGGTGCCGACGTGGCCGTGGCCGCAGCACCGGTGCGCAACGACCAGAAGCTGGGCCGCAACGAGCCATGCCCGTGCGGTTCGGGCAAGAAGTACAAGCATTGCCACGGGCAGATCGATTGA
- the argJ gene encoding bifunctional glutamate N-acetyltransferase/amino-acid acetyltransferase ArgJ: protein MAVGLGPLPTLHPVPGFELGIASAGIKRPGRKDVVVMRCAEGSSVAGVFTLNAFCAAPVILSKQRVQGTVRYLLTNTGNANAGTGAPGLAAAERTCAKLAELTGVPAESVLPFSTGVIGEPLPVEKIEGALQAALDDLSENNWAEAATGIMTTDTLPKGASRQFQHDGVTVTVTGISKGAGMIRPNMATMLGYIATDAKVAPAVLKDLMLDGANKSFNRITIDGDTSTNDCCMLIATGKANLPEVTEASGALFEALKKAVFEVCMDVAQAIVRDGEGATKFVTVQVNGGGNHQECLDVGYAVAHSPLIKTALFASDPNWGRILAAVGRAGVPELDVSLIDVYLDSVCIASQGGRSPSYTEAQGSAVMAQEEITIRIELGRGACSETIWTTDLSHEYVKINAEYRT, encoded by the coding sequence ATGGCTGTTGGTCTTGGTCCTTTGCCCACCCTGCACCCGGTTCCGGGTTTTGAACTCGGTATCGCTTCTGCCGGCATCAAGCGCCCTGGGCGCAAGGATGTGGTGGTCATGCGCTGTGCCGAAGGCTCCAGCGTCGCTGGCGTATTCACCCTCAACGCCTTCTGCGCGGCCCCGGTGATCCTCTCCAAACAGCGTGTTCAGGGCACTGTGCGTTATTTGCTGACCAACACCGGCAACGCCAACGCCGGTACCGGCGCACCCGGCCTGGCCGCTGCCGAACGCACCTGCGCCAAGCTCGCCGAGCTGACTGGCGTACCGGCTGAGTCGGTGCTGCCGTTCTCCACCGGCGTGATCGGCGAGCCGCTGCCGGTCGAGAAGATCGAAGGCGCTCTGCAGGCCGCCCTGGACGACCTGTCGGAAAACAACTGGGCTGAAGCCGCCACTGGCATCATGACCACCGACACCCTGCCCAAGGGTGCCAGCCGCCAGTTCCAGCACGATGGCGTGACCGTGACCGTTACCGGCATCAGCAAAGGCGCTGGCATGATCCGCCCGAACATGGCCACCATGCTCGGTTACATTGCCACCGACGCCAAGGTTGCCCCAGCGGTGCTCAAGGACCTGATGCTCGACGGCGCCAACAAGTCGTTCAACCGCATCACCATCGACGGCGACACCTCGACCAACGATTGCTGCATGCTGATCGCTACCGGCAAGGCCAACCTGCCGGAAGTCACCGAAGCCAGCGGTGCGCTGTTCGAAGCCCTGAAAAAGGCTGTGTTCGAAGTGTGCATGGACGTGGCGCAGGCCATTGTCCGCGACGGCGAAGGCGCCACCAAGTTCGTCACGGTGCAGGTCAACGGTGGTGGTAACCACCAGGAATGCCTGGACGTCGGTTACGCCGTGGCCCACTCGCCGCTGATCAAGACTGCCCTGTTCGCTTCCGACCCTAACTGGGGCCGCATCCTGGCCGCCGTTGGCCGTGCTGGCGTGCCGGAGCTGGATGTCAGCCTGATCGACGTGTACCTGGACAGCGTCTGCATCGCCAGCCAAGGCGGCCGCAGCCCGAGCTATACCGAGGCGCAAGGCTCTGCAGTCATGGCCCAGGAAGAGATCACCATCCGCATCGAGCTGGGCCGCGGTGCGTGCAGCGAAACCATCTGGACCACCGACCTGTCCCACGAGTACGTGAAGATCAACGCCGAATACCGCACGTGA